From the genome of Motacilla alba alba isolate MOTALB_02 chromosome 13, Motacilla_alba_V1.0_pri, whole genome shotgun sequence, one region includes:
- the SMAD5 gene encoding mothers against decapentaplegic homolog 5, whose translation MTSMASLFSFTSPAVKRLLGWKQGDEEEKWAEKAVDALVKKLKKKKGAMEELEKALSSPGQPSKCVTIPRSLDGRLQVSHRKGLPHVIYCRVWRWPDLQSHHELKPLDICEFPFGSKQKEVCINPYHYKRVESPVLPPVLVPRHSEFNPQHSLLVQFRNLSHNEPHMPHNATFPDSFQQPNSTPFSISPNSPYPPSPASSTYPSSPASSGPSSPFQLPADTPPPAYMPPDEQMGQDNSQSMDTSNTMIPQIMPNISTRDVQPVAYEEPKHWCSIVYYELNNRVGEAFHASSTSVLVDGFTDPSNNKNRFCLGLLSNVNRNSTIENTRRHIGKGVHLYYVGGEVYAECLSDSSIFVQSRNCNYHHGFHPTTVCKIPSGCSLKIFNNQEFAQLLAQSVNHGFEAVYELTKMCTIRMSFVKGWGAEYHRQDVTSTPCWIEIHLHGPLQWLDKVLTQMGSPLNPISSVS comes from the exons ATGACGTCAATGGCCAGTTTGTTCTCCTTTACTAGCCCAGCTGTAAAGCGTCTGTTGGGCTGGAAACAAGgagatgaagaggaaaaatgggCAGAAAAAGCTGTTGATGCTTTggttaaaaagctgaaaaagaaaaagggtgCTATGGAAGAACTGGAGAAAGCCttgagcagcccagggcagcccagcaaGTGCGTTACTATCCCCCGCTCTTTGGATGGACGGCTGCAGGTTTCTCACAGAAAAGGCCTTCCCCACGTGATCTACTGCCGTGTGTGGCGCTGGCCCGATCTACAAAGCCATCACGAGCTGAAGCCCTTGGATATTTGTGAATTTCCTTTTGGATCCAAACAAAAGGAGGTCTGCATCAATCCGTACCACTACAAGAGGGTGGAGAGCCCAG tTCTACCTCCAGTGTTAGTGCCTAGACATAGTGAATTCAACCCCCAGCACAGTCTGCTAGTTCAGTTCAGGAACCTCAGCCACAATGAGCCGCACATGCCACACAACGCGACGTTTCcggactccttccagcagcccaACAGCACTCCGTTCTCCATCTCACCAAACAGCCCCTACCCCCcctctccagccagcagcacttaCCCGAGctccccagccagctctgggccATCCAGTCCCTTTCAGCTGCCAG CTGATACTCCACCTCCTGCATATATGCCCCCTGATGAACAAATGGGGCAGGATAATTCACAGTCTATGGACACAAGCAATACAATGATCCCTCAGATCATGCCAAATATATCTACCAGAG atGTTCAGCCCGTTGCCTATGAAGAGCCCAAACACTGGTGTTCCATTGTGTATTATGAGTTAAATAACCGTGTTGGGGAGGCTTTCCATGCATCTTCCACAAGTGTCTTAGTAGATGGATTTACAGATCCCTCCAATAACAAGAACAGGTTCTGCTTAGGTTTGCTCTCCAACGTTAATCGCAACTCAACGATCGAGAACACTCGACGGCACATTGGCAAAG GAGTTCATCTCTACTATGTTGGTGGAGAAGTCTATGCTGAGTGTTTAAGTGATAGCAGCATATTTGTACAGAGCAGGAACTGCAACTACCACCATGGCTTTCATCCAACAACTGTATGCAAGATTCCCAGTGGATGCAGTCTGAAGATCTTTAACAATCAGGAGTTTGCTCAGCTTTTAGCTCAGTCTGTCAATCATGGATTTGAAGCAGTATATGAGCTCACCAAAATGTGCACCATTCGAATGAGTTTTGTAAAG GGCTGGGGAGCTGAATATCACCGGCAGGATGTCACGAGCACCCCGTGCTGGATTGAAATTCATCTTCATGGGCCCCTCCAGTGGCTGGATAAAGTACTTACACAAATGGGTTCTCCCCTTAATCCCATCTCATCTGTTTCATAG